AAACATAAAGTATTTTGCTGTGATAATTGGAAAAGTATCGAAGATACGATGAACATATTAAACAAGTGAAATTATATATTGTGGCAAATTTAATGAGTGATTTTTTACTATACAAAGCCAGAAAAAACTAATTATAAGGAAAATTAATCTGTATGATTATATTTTTTAAATATTATTGGTGCGACTTTTTTAACTTCTTTGAGCATTTCTTTTGCAAGAGTTCTTATTTCCCATTGTGCACTTTTTGCGGTTCTAAGTTTGAAAAAATGAATGAGTTCTCTTGCATTCATAGTTATTGTTATATTGGTAGTAGTAGCATTTGGGAGAACAAATCGAGCATCTTCTTTTGGAATATTCCTATTTATAAGCGATTTATAAAGATCCCATGAGTAGTTCATGAAGCTTTTATAATCTTGTAGACTTTTTTTATCTCGAGAGATTGTAGGGGGAGTAATAAAAGTAGGTTCTTCTAATTTGACATATCTTTGGCTTTGTTGAGAATAAGATGCAATTCTATGCCTTACAAGTTGGTGGGTTAATGATCTGGATACTCCCCTAACACTAAATGTAAAAGATGCATGTTCTATTACAGAGTGATGGCCTTTGCTAATAGTTTGATTTAAAATTTTTTCAACAGTATCATCTGTTAGTTCATTGATGATGTCACCTGATGATTTTTCTGAATGACAACTTAGTGCAGCTGCGGCACAAGTTTTGTCTGGATCTGGAGTATATTTGATTAGTTCAACCTTCATTTTTCTCACCTTTTTTCCAATTTTCGCAGATGTTTCTCATAACACAAATTTTGCATAGTGGGTTTCTAGCTCTACAGACATCTGAAGAGAAGTCCAAAAGAGCATAGTTATATTCTATATAACTTTCTTTGGGTAACATCTTCCAAGCAAATTCCCAAACTATTTTATCATTTCTTGGTCGGTTTTTTTTTGATTCTAGTTTGAATATCCGATTATAAATCCTAATAATATTTGTATCTACAATTGGCACTCTTTTTTTAAAGGCAAAACACAAGACAGCATTAGATATGTAACTGCCTACTCCTAAAAGAGACATAAGTTTTTCTTTTGTGTTTGGAATTTCGCCATTGAAATTTTCAACGATATTTTGTGAAATTTTTTTCAATCTGTTAGCCCTGTAGAACAGACCTATACCTTTAAACATTTCTTCCAAAGAGATAATATCCGAATTATAAATATGGTAAATTGTAGGATATTTTTTAATGAATTTTGGGTATACTTTTTCAACTTTTTTTACATCTGTTTTATGTAAAAGGATTTCAGATAGTAGAATTTTATATGGTTCGTCAGTATTTCTCCAATCGAATTCTTTTTTATTA
This portion of the Patescibacteria group bacterium genome encodes:
- a CDS encoding FAD-dependent thymidylate synthase yields the protein MKVELIKYTPDPDKTCAAAALSCHSEKSSGDIINELTDDTVEKILNQTISKGHHSVIEHASFTFSVRGVSRSLTHQLVRHRIASYSQQSQRYVKLEEPTFITPPTISRDKKSLQDYKSFMNYSWDLYKSLINRNIPKEDARFVLPNATTTNITITMNARELIHFFKLRTAKSAQWEIRTLAKEMLKEVKKVAPIIFKKYNHTD
- a CDS encoding A/G-specific adenine glycosylase, translated to MKYNYFKNQILKWHLTNKKEFDWRNTDEPYKILLSEILLHKTDVKKVEKVYPKFIKKYPTIYHIYNSDIISLEEMFKGIGLFYRANRLKKISQNIVENFNGEIPNTKEKLMSLLGVGSYISNAVLCFAFKKRVPIVDTNIIRIYNRIFKLESKKNRPRNDKIVWEFAWKMLPKESYIEYNYALLDFSSDVCRARNPLCKICVMRNICENWKKGEKNEG